AGACGATCAGCAGCCGCTTCGAAGCGCTCGCCGATGCGGGCACCGCGCGTCAAGCGTCGATCTACCAGGCGAGCCACCGCGCTTCCGCCAGCGACGACATCCTCGTTTCGATCGTGGCTGCAGCAACGTTGCTTGCCGCCGGTGCCGGCGCTTTTGCCGCCTCGCGGCTGTTCGCCCAGCAAACTTTGCGCATCCGCAACGAACGCGCGAAGCGCAAAGCGCTCGAAAACGTGTTGGCCCAGCTCGAGGCCGCCGTGCGCAGCGGCGCCTTAGGCGAGGGCACGCCGCAAAGTACAACACGCGCCACTGCCGCAATGCCGGAGCCGAAGCCGGAACCGGAGAATGCGGCCGAACCAAGCGCGGTGGCGCTCGCGAACGACATGCCGCAAGTGGTCGAACCGGTGCCGCAAAAGGATGCGGCGCCGGAAGCAGCCACTGCACGCACGGGCCCCACGGCCGAGCCGACCAACGACGATCTCATCAAGATGCTGCTGGCATCCTTGCCCGCCACGCCCGCACGCAACGCCAATTGAACCGCATCTGCGGTTCGCGTACCGTGAATCGTGGCTTTCTCTTTTGCCGAATCGAAAATGAATCCGTTTGTTCCGCCGCATCGGCTGGCCACGCTGCAGATCGAAATCACGCGCAACTGCAATCTTGCTTGTGCCGCCTGCCCGCGCACCGACGGCATTGCGGCCGGCACTTGGCGCAACGCCGACTTGGCGCTGGACGCGTTCCAGCAGTTGCTCGACCACGCGCCGCCGGCCGATCTGCTGCTGCTGGCAGGCATTGGCGAACCCGCCTTGCACCCGCAAGCTACCGCCCTCGTCGCGGCTGCCGTCGCCACACGCCGCTTCGGCGCCGTCGCGATGGGCAGCAACGGGCTTGCTGGAGGCCCTGAACTTTACGCGGCCCTGCAGAAAAGCGGCCTTGCCGGCCTGCGCATAACGCTTTCTTCGCTTAACGAGCCCACGGCGGCTGCACTGCGCAAAGGAACCGACGTCGCCGCCTTAGGCGCCAATATTGCGGCCTTGGCCAAACTATTCGGCAAGAATTTCTCTGTCGTCGTGCGCGTATCGCGCCGCAATGCGGGCGAACTCGATAACCTCGTCGAAACGCTGCTAGCCCTCGGCGTCGCGCGAATTTCTATTCAGCCCGACGACCGCCCCGCGATCGACGACAGGCTCGAAAAGAGCGAGCTTGCGTCGATCCTGACGCTGCTCGGCACGCTGCAGACCCGGCTGGGTGCCGCATGCACGCTCGATTGGGCGCCCGGTTTGGCCCCCAACCAGACCAAGTGCCGCCAGCCACTCACGACGGCATCGCTCGACGTTGCGGGCAATCTCGCACCCTGCCTTGCGACCAGCGACGCCAGCCACTATGCCAACACATGCTTGCGCGATCTGCGTTTTGCCGATGCGTGGGGAGCCCCCGGTGTGGCCGCGTGGCTATCGGCCTATCTCGACCGCGAGCCTACCTTGTGCCGCAATTGCGCGTTCAACCCTTCGGGCAGCTTTGCGGCCCCGCTCGAACCTGCTGTGGCCCAGAAAACCGCTGTGGCTTCGATCATGGCGCAGAAGTTCGACGCGGCACAGGCGACGTTGACCGCCCTCGTCGGCGGCCCCGTCCAGGCGGACAATCTGCATCTGCTCGGCATGGTCGAATCCCACAAAGGCAATGCCGAACGCGCCGTGGCCTTCGTCGCGGCCGCCGCCGCACTCGACGGGCAAGCGCATATCCGGAACAATCTCGGCACCGTCTTGGCGAAGGCCGGGCGCCTTGGCGAAGCCGAAACGGTGCTGCGCCAACTCGTCGCCGACACGCCGAGCTATCCGACCGCTTACATTTCGCTGTCCGGCGTCTTGGCCGACAAAGGCGAAAAACCGGCCGCCATTGCGATCCTCGTCGACCTTGCCGAACTCGCCCTCAAAGCCGGCAAACAAAACGTAGCGGGCCAAGCGGTCGACCGCATCCTGGCCTTGGGCGAACTGCATCCACGCTTGGCGCTGCTGGGCCATTTGCTGCGCATGGCGGGTGCGCAAGCGCTTGCGCTGCGGCTGTTCGAGTGGCTGGCAAAGACCGACCCCAACAATCTCGGGCATCTGCTTGCGCGCGCCATGACGCTGCTGCCGGTCGCCTACGAAACGACGCCGCAGATGCAGGCGATCCGTGCGCGCTACCGCGAAGCGCTCGCCGATCTGCACGCGCGCGTGGACCGGGCGAGCGACAGCGAACTTGCGATCGGGGGCTACCATGTCGGCCTCGCGAAGCCCTTCTATCTCGCCTACCAGGGCGAGAACGATGTCGAGCTGCAGCGCCTCTACGGCGAGATCGTCGCGCGCATGTCGGCCAAGCGCCATCCGCAATGGACGGTTCCCGTCACGCCGCTTCCCTATGGCGGTACCCGCAAACTGCGCGTCGGCTTCGCCTGCGGCTATTTCAGCCGTCACAGTGTTTCAAAGCTGTTCGCGGGCTGGATCCGCCACATGTCGCGCGCCAAGTTCCAGGTTATCGGCTACGACCTTGCCGAGAGCGAACCCGACGAATACGGGCGCGGCCTCCTGGCCGATTTCGACGCGGTGCGGCGCAAAGTCGACGGCATCGACAAATGGGCCGCGACGATCCGCAACGATGCGCTCGACGCGCTGATCTATCCCGAAATCGGCATGGAATCGCAGTCCGTGCGACTGGCCGCACTGCGCCTTGCCCCGCTGCAGATGGTCGCCATGGGCCATCCGATGACCACCGGCATTCCCAATGTCGATGTGTTTTTGACGAGCGACCTCATGGAACCTGCCGACGGCGAGACGCACTACACCGAAAGGCTGCTGCGTTTGCCGAACCTGTCCTTCGACTACGAGCGCCAGCCATCCGGGGGCCCCGAGTTCAAGCGCGAAGAGCTCGGCCTTGATCCAAAATCCGTCGTCTTCATCTGCTGCCAGTCTTTGTTCAAATACCGGCCCGACGACGACGGCGTGATCGTGCGTATCGCGCGCGAAGTGCCCAATGCGCAATTCGCGTTTCTGGGCGTGCCGACGGCCCCCCTCACCGAGATATTCTCGGCCCGTCTCGGCGCCAAATTCGCCGCCGCCGGCATGCCCTTTACCGGGCGCGTGGTGATCGTGCCGCCCGTCGCGTTCGAGCGTTTCGGTGCGTTCTTGCGCGCGGGCGACATCTATCTCGACAGTCTGGGATGGTCCGGCGGCAACACGTCGCTCGAAGCCGCCAGCGTCGGCTTGCCGATCGTGACCACGCCCGGCGGCCCGATGCGCGCGCGCCACACGGCCGCCATCCTGCATTTCATGGGGCTCGGCCGCTATGTCGCCGCTTCACAGGACGCCTATGTGGCCTTTGCGGCCAAACTCGCGACCGATGCCCCCTTGCGCAAAGCCTATGCGGACGAAATTGCGCGCAATGCCGGCAAGCTGTTCGGCGACCTCGCACCCGTGCGCGCGATCGAGAATTTCATCGTCGAGGAAATCGCCGCCCGCGAGCGGCAACAAGCACCGAGCAGCTAGCGCTGGACCGCAAGGCCCGAGGATCGGACCGTTTCCGTCTTGGCCGCTTCGGGCTTTGCGGCTTCAAGCCCGGGTGCAATGGCTATTGGCGCATAAGCGGCGATCGACTGCGCCAGCACGCGCGACAGGCAATAGTAGCTCGTGTCGGTCATGTGCAGACCGTCGCGCCCGATAAGCTCGTCGGGCTTGAACGCGCCGCTCTGCATCCAATGCGTCATGATGCGGAACCGCGGAAAAATCGGCACGTCTTTGACGCGCGAGAGCAGCATCATATGGTCGGCGAATTGGCGGCGATGCGGGGCATGTAGGTAGCGCGGCGCGTTCTGCGGCCCCATCATCATCACATCAATGCCGTGCTTGCGCGCAATATCGATTCCCATCGACATGTTCTCGACGAATTGGTCGAGCGGCCAGCCCTTGATTGCGGCGTTGACGCCCGCCTGCCAGATCAGCAGATCGGGTTCGATCGCCAAAACATCGCGCTCGAAACGCGCGAGCATCTGCGCCGAATCTTCGCCGCCGATCCCCTTGTTGAAAACGGTGATCGCGATGTTCGGGAACAGCGCGTGTAGCTCGGCCTCAAGCCGCTCGGGATAGGCGTTGGCGGGCGAGCTTGCGCCGACCCCTTCGGTCGACGAAGCGCCGAGTGCTACGATCGTCAGTTGCTTGCCCTCGGCCAGACGCCGAGATACGACCGGCATTGGATATTGTAGCCGGCTCAGCTCGACCGGCACGTCGCAGCGCATCGCGAATTTTTCGACGTTGCCCGTCATCGCCGGCACGATGGGCGTGTGCATGACCGCCCGGTCTGCAGCGATTGCAGGCAACCCGAGCAACAGAGCGGCAGCCAAAGCCAAGAGGATCAAACGACTCATCTCTAAAACAAGTTTAGGCCCGAACCGCAAAATTGTCGATTCGACATTCCCGGCCCCAGCGAAACCGGCTAAAGTCCGAAAAAATACAACGAGATGGAGGGGAGACGACCTTGCGCAAACTCGCACTCGCGGCCTGTTTGGCTCTCGGCTGGACCGCGCCGCTCGCGAGCCAGGACCTTGCGATCGGCCTTGGCCTTAACGTGACCTCGATCGATCCGCATTTCCACAACACCACGCCCAATCTCAACGTTGCCGCACAGATTTTCGACCGCCTCGTGCATACCGATGCGCAGCAGCGGCCCGTACCCGGCTTGGCCCTGTCGTGGCGCACGCTCGATCCAACAACCTGGGAGTTCGTGCTGCGCGACGACGTGAAATTCTCCGACGGCACGCCGTTCGAAGCGCAAGACGTGCTGGCGAGTTTGCGCCGCGCACCGGCAGTCCCCAACAGCCCGTCGAGCTTCGGCATCTACACGCGCGCCATCGCATCGGCCGAAGCGCCCGCCCCGAACCGCGTCGTGATCCGTACGCGCGAGCCCTATCCGCTGCTGCCCTACGATCTGTCCGCCGTGAATATCGTGTCGCGTGCGGCCGAAACCGCGAGCACGGCCGATTTCAATTCCGGCCGCTCGGCGATCGGCACGGGGCCCTTCAAGGTCGTATCGTGGACGCCGGGCGATAGGCTGGTCGTCGAGCGGAATCCGTTTTGGTGGGGCGGTGCCGTGCCGTGGGCGCGCGTCACGTTCCGGCTGATCGTCAACGACACGGCGCGCGTTGCGGCGTTGCTGGCGGGCGACGTGCAGATGATCGAGGCCGTGCCGCCGACCGACATCGCGCGCCTCGAGCGCGATCCGGCTTTGCGCGTGAGCCGCAGCCTTACGACGCGCTTCTTCTTTCTGCACCCCGACCAATTCCGCGACATAACGCCGTTTGCGACCGACAAGGCCGGCAACGTGCTGCCGCACAACCCCTTGCAGGATGCGCGCGTGCGCCGCGCCATCTCGCATGCGATCAACCGCGCCGCGATTGCGGAGCGTTTGTTCTCGGGCCAGGCCGTGCCGGCGGGCGGGGTCGTGCCCGACGGTTTTTTCGGCGGCGATCCGGAACTCAAAGCGCCCGCCTTCGACCCCGATCTTGCCAAGCGCCTGCTTGCAGAAGCCGGATATCCGGACGGCTTTGCGATCACGCTGCACGGCCCCAACGACCGCTACGTCAACGACGACCAGGTGGTGCAGGCCATCGCCCAGATGCTGGCGCGCGTCGGCATCCAGACCAAAGTCGAAACGATGCCGTGGGCGACGTTCGCAAGCCGCTCCAATCGGCCGGATTTCAGCTTGATCTATATCGGCTGGCTGTCGGCGACCGGCGAAGCGTCGTCGACCCTGCGCTCGCTCTTGGCGACCTTCAACCGTGAGACGGGCATGGGTTCGTCCAACCGCGGGCGTTTTTCGGATGCGGCGTTCGACGCCAAACTCGCCGAAGCGCTCGGCGAGATGGACGATGGCAAACGCGAACAGGCGTTGCGCGCCGCCACGCGCCTTGCAATGGACGCGCAAGGGATCGTGCCGCTGCTCTACCAATACAGCGTCTGGGCGATGCGCAAGCCCCTTGCCTACGGCCCACGCGCCGACGACCAGACCTGGGCTGCTTGGGTGCGGCCAGACTGAAGCGTTAGACCTTGGCGAGAGCGCGCAACGTATCGGGCGATGCGACAGGAAAGCCGAAGAACTCGAGATAGGCCGGGATCTGTTCGAACAGCATGTCGAGCCCCACTTGCGTGCGGCAGCCGCGCGCGCGTGCGGCCGCCAGCAGCGGCGTCGTTTCGGGCAGCAGCACCACTTCGCCCACGAAAGTCTGCGGATCGAGGCGTGCAGCGTCGAACGGCAGCTTGTCATCCGGCTTCATGCCGAGCGGCGTCGCATTGACCGCGAGAGCGACGCCCATAGGATCGTTGTGCCCCACGCGCAGTTCCACCTTCGGCGCGTGGCGCCGCAACCGGTCTGCCAATTGCTCGGCCAACTGCGGATTGGCGTCGCAGATCGAAAGCTGCCCCACACCCGCTGCCGCAAGCGACGCCGCAATGGCCGAGCCCACGCCGCCGCAGCCCACGACGAGTGCGCGAATACCCGCAAGCTCGAGCCCCTTGCGCCGCACGCCGCGCACGAAGCCTTCGCCGTCGAACATGTCGCCCCTGAGGCTGCCGTCGGGCGCGAGCCGCACGGCATTGCAGGCCCCTGCAATGCGCGCCGTATCGCTGGCCGAATCGACGAGCCCCAGTGTCGTCGCTTTGTGGGGCATGGTGACCAAAGCGCCGTGGATGTTCGACAGGCGAAACAGCATGCGCAGGAACTGCGGATAGTCGGCAGCCCCGCAGCCCATCGGCACCACGACCGCATCGATGCCCGCATGCTCGAAATAGGGATTGTAAATCATCGGCGATTTGAAGCTCGCCGTCGGCACGCCCAGATGGGCGATGAGGCGCGTGGTACCGCTGATCATCGTGCCATGCCTCTCGGGATGCGTTGCCAATCCGTTGCGAACGCGATATTGACGTCGTCCGCGAACACATAGATCATCGCGCCAACAAAAAGCACCCAAAAAAAGACAAACGGAGGAACACACATGACCAAATCCATCGACCGCCGCGCAGCTCTTGCGGGCTTGGCCGGGACCGCAGCGCTTGCAGCCCTGGCGCCGACGCCTTCGCGTGCACAGGGTGTCACCTTGCGCATGTCCGGCCCCATGACGCCGACAGACCAACGCGCGGTAGCGCTTGAGCAGATTTTCGCACCCGCCGTGCGCGGCTTTGCGACCTACCAGCCGCACTACAATGCCACGCTGTTCCGGCAAGGCACGGAGCTCGAGGCGATCGCGCGCAACAACCTCGAAATGTCGATCACCTCGCCACAGGAGCTTGCCACGCTGCTGCCCGAATGGTCGATCTTCACGGCCGGTTATCTGCTGCGCGACGCCGAACACCAGAAGAAGGTGTTCGCCGCCCCCTTCATGGACGGCATGAAAAAGACCGTGGAAGACAGGCTCAACGTCAAGCTCCTGTCGGTCATGTATCTCGGCCGCCGCCAGCTCAATCTGCGCACCGAAAAAGAAATCCGCACGCCGGCCGATCTCGCCGGCCTCAAGCTGCGCATGCCGGGCACGGAAGCATGGCTGTTCCTGGGCCAGGCATTGGGCGCCAATCCCCTGCCCGTCGCGTTCACGGAGATCTACACGGCCCTGCAGACGGGGGCGATCGACGGCCAGGACAATCCGCTGCCGACCAACCGCGATTCGAAATTCTTCGAAGTGACCAAGCAGATCGTGCTGACGAGCCATCTCGTCGACCAGAACTACATCGCCTTTTCGAAGCGCGTGTGGGACAGGCTGACGCCGGCCCAGCAGCAGACCGTGCAGAAAGCCGCCGACGATGCGGCCGAGTTCGGCCGCCAGAACCAGCTCAAGCTCGAAATCGAGCTCGAGGCTTTCTTCAAGGAACGCGGCCTCAAGGTCTACACGCCCGACGTCGCCGCCTTCCGCACGCGGGTCCAGCAGGCCTATCTCAGCTCGAAATTCGCGAACGACTGGCCCAAGGGCATGCTCGAACAGATCAACGCGATTCAATAGGCATGGGCCACTAGGCAAAGGCGGGCGGCGGTTCCGAAAGGACCGCCGCCCGGCTCGCCGGAGTTTAGATGCAACGGCTGATCCAACGCGCGCGCGTGCTCGCACACGACATTGCAGCACTCATGCTGGGCGCGCTCTTCGTCGTATTCCTGATCCAGATTCTGTCGCGCTACGTCCTCAATGCGCCCGCACTTTGGACGCTCGAAGCGTGCCTCACGCTCTGGCTCTGGGTCGTTTTCTGGGGCGGGGCCTTCGTGCTTCAGGAGAAGGACCATGTCCGCTTCGACGTTCTCTACTTTGCGGTGGGCCGCAATCTCCGGCGCGTCTTCGCGATCGTGTCGGCAATCGCCATCGGCGGCGGCATGCTGGCGGCCCTGCCCGCCACATGGAGCTACATCACCTTCTATCAGATCAAGCGGAGTGCCGTGCTGGGCATTCGGCTCGACATCGTGTTCAGCATCTACGGCGTCTTCGCGGCGATGTTGGTTATCCGCTATTTCTGGCGCGCAATCCTCGTGGCACGCGGTGCGGATCCCGAAGCGCTCGACAAACGCGATGTCCAAGACGGATATCACGTGCAATGAGCCTTGCGCTTTTCTCTTGCCTGGCGGTGCTGATACTCCTCGCGACGATCGGCGCTTCAATCCCGTTGTCGATGATTGTTTCGGCGATCGTCTACCTGGCCGTGAAGGGTCAGGACATGGGGCTCGCCGCCGAGCAGATCATCCAGGGGCTCTACGACAGTTTCGTCATCCTCGCGATCCCGCTTTTTATCGTCGCGGCGAACTTCATGAATGCCGGCACGATTTCGGACCGGCTCAATGTCTTCTGCCTTGCCATCGTCGGCCGCCTCAAGGGCGGCATGGGCCACGTGAACGTGCTGAACAGTCTCGTCTTCGCCGGCATGTCGG
Above is a genomic segment from Magnetospirillum sp. containing:
- a CDS encoding GDSL-type esterase/lipase family protein codes for the protein MSRLILLALAAALLLGLPAIAADRAVMHTPIVPAMTGNVEKFAMRCDVPVELSRLQYPMPVVSRRLAEGKQLTIVALGASSTEGVGASSPANAYPERLEAELHALFPNIAITVFNKGIGGEDSAQMLARFERDVLAIEPDLLIWQAGVNAAIKGWPLDQFVENMSMGIDIARKHGIDVMMMGPQNAPRYLHAPHRRQFADHMMLLSRVKDVPIFPRFRIMTHWMQSGAFKPDELIGRDGLHMTDTSYYCLSRVLAQSIAAYAPIAIAPGLEAAKPEAAKTETVRSSGLAVQR
- a CDS encoding ABC transporter substrate-binding protein → MRKLALAACLALGWTAPLASQDLAIGLGLNVTSIDPHFHNTTPNLNVAAQIFDRLVHTDAQQRPVPGLALSWRTLDPTTWEFVLRDDVKFSDGTPFEAQDVLASLRRAPAVPNSPSSFGIYTRAIASAEAPAPNRVVIRTREPYPLLPYDLSAVNIVSRAAETASTADFNSGRSAIGTGPFKVVSWTPGDRLVVERNPFWWGGAVPWARVTFRLIVNDTARVAALLAGDVQMIEAVPPTDIARLERDPALRVSRSLTTRFFFLHPDQFRDITPFATDKAGNVLPHNPLQDARVRRAISHAINRAAIAERLFSGQAVPAGGVVPDGFFGGDPELKAPAFDPDLAKRLLAEAGYPDGFAITLHGPNDRYVNDDQVVQAIAQMLARVGIQTKVETMPWATFASRSNRPDFSLIYIGWLSATGEASSTLRSLLATFNRETGMGSSNRGRFSDAAFDAKLAEALGEMDDGKREQALRAATRLAMDAQGIVPLLYQYSVWAMRKPLAYGPRADDQTWAAWVRPD
- a CDS encoding ThiF family adenylyltransferase produces the protein MISGTTRLIAHLGVPTASFKSPMIYNPYFEHAGIDAVVVPMGCGAADYPQFLRMLFRLSNIHGALVTMPHKATTLGLVDSASDTARIAGACNAVRLAPDGSLRGDMFDGEGFVRGVRRKGLELAGIRALVVGCGGVGSAIAASLAAAGVGQLSICDANPQLAEQLADRLRRHAPKVELRVGHNDPMGVALAVNATPLGMKPDDKLPFDAARLDPQTFVGEVVLLPETTPLLAAARARGCRTQVGLDMLFEQIPAYLEFFGFPVASPDTLRALAKV
- the dctP gene encoding TRAP transporter substrate-binding protein DctP translates to MTKSIDRRAALAGLAGTAALAALAPTPSRAQGVTLRMSGPMTPTDQRAVALEQIFAPAVRGFATYQPHYNATLFRQGTELEAIARNNLEMSITSPQELATLLPEWSIFTAGYLLRDAEHQKKVFAAPFMDGMKKTVEDRLNVKLLSVMYLGRRQLNLRTEKEIRTPADLAGLKLRMPGTEAWLFLGQALGANPLPVAFTEIYTALQTGAIDGQDNPLPTNRDSKFFEVTKQIVLTSHLVDQNYIAFSKRVWDRLTPAQQQTVQKAADDAAEFGRQNQLKLEIELEAFFKERGLKVYTPDVAAFRTRVQQAYLSSKFANDWPKGMLEQINAIQ
- a CDS encoding TRAP transporter small permease subunit — translated: MQRLIQRARVLAHDIAALMLGALFVVFLIQILSRYVLNAPALWTLEACLTLWLWVVFWGGAFVLQEKDHVRFDVLYFAVGRNLRRVFAIVSAIAIGGGMLAALPATWSYITFYQIKRSAVLGIRLDIVFSIYGVFAAMLVIRYFWRAILVARGADPEALDKRDVQDGYHVQ